The following are encoded in a window of Spirochaeta cellobiosiphila DSM 17781 genomic DNA:
- the miaB gene encoding tRNA (N6-isopentenyl adenosine(37)-C2)-methylthiotransferase MiaB — MKYFVLTLGCQMNMSDSERVKTVFSNMGYKQTDNEEEADILGVMACSVRQAAIDRVYSKIHDWNLRKDRKSIITFVSGCILPKDMTKFEKLFDLSFPTAEMEKLPEFLNHYGVPSIHSVSPARLDPIKSEFWSIQASYDSSFDAFVPIQNGCNKFCSFCAVPYTRGREVSRPSEEILKEVGDLINKGYTSITLLGQNVNSYGLDKKGQELSFAELLHRIGEVGDKASHRLWIYFTSPHPRDMTNEVLDVIAAHPSIANQIHLPLQSGDDKVLIRMNRKHSMDRYRQIVEYARHKIPNIAITTDIIVGFSGETDEQFANTVLAMEEFKYNMAFIAKYSPRPGAASYQWEDNVSMNDKKKRFEILTESLKKSSYAHNISMIDKEIPVLIQGRSRDGKYLIGRTEGKVNVRIKSDDLSLIGKIMDVSVSRANPFSIEGEFVMVTAK, encoded by the coding sequence GTGAAATATTTTGTTTTGACTTTAGGTTGTCAGATGAACATGAGCGATTCTGAGAGAGTTAAAACTGTATTTTCGAATATGGGATATAAACAAACAGATAATGAGGAAGAAGCCGATATCCTTGGTGTTATGGCTTGTTCTGTACGCCAGGCTGCTATTGACAGGGTTTATAGTAAGATTCATGACTGGAATTTACGAAAGGATAGGAAATCTATTATTACTTTTGTATCCGGCTGTATCTTGCCAAAGGATATGACTAAGTTTGAAAAACTTTTTGATTTATCTTTTCCCACAGCAGAAATGGAGAAGCTACCAGAGTTCCTTAATCATTATGGTGTTCCTTCTATTCATTCTGTTAGTCCAGCGAGGTTAGATCCCATTAAATCAGAGTTCTGGAGCATCCAGGCCTCTTATGATTCCTCCTTTGATGCCTTTGTCCCTATACAAAATGGGTGTAATAAGTTTTGTTCTTTTTGTGCTGTTCCTTATACAAGAGGAAGGGAGGTTAGTCGTCCCAGTGAGGAAATCTTAAAAGAAGTCGGGGACCTCATTAATAAAGGTTATACATCCATTACATTATTAGGTCAAAATGTTAATTCCTATGGGCTAGATAAAAAGGGACAAGAGCTTTCTTTTGCAGAATTACTTCATCGTATTGGTGAAGTGGGTGATAAAGCCTCTCATAGACTATGGATATACTTTACCAGTCCCCATCCTCGGGATATGACTAATGAAGTATTAGATGTAATAGCAGCTCATCCCTCTATTGCCAATCAGATTCATCTTCCTTTGCAATCAGGAGATGATAAAGTCCTTATACGAATGAATAGAAAGCATAGCATGGATAGGTACAGACAAATTGTAGAATATGCCAGACATAAAATCCCTAATATAGCCATTACTACAGATATTATTGTAGGTTTTTCTGGTGAAACAGATGAACAATTTGCTAATACTGTACTAGCTATGGAAGAGTTTAAGTACAACATGGCTTTTATTGCCAAGTATTCTCCAAGACCGGGAGCTGCTAGCTATCAATGGGAAGACAATGTCTCCATGAATGACAAAAAGAAAAGATTTGAAATATTGACAGAATCCTTAAAGAAATCCAGTTATGCTCATAATATTAGTATGATAGATAAAGAGATTCCAGTCTTGATTCAAGGTCGGTCTCGGGATGGCAAATATTTGATCGGACGAACGGAAGGTAAAGTCAATGTTAGAATAAAGTCAGATGATTTGTCTCTGATTGGTAAAATCATGGATGTTAGTGTCAGCCGTGCTAACCCTTTCAGTATAGAAGGAGAATTTGTTATGGTTACAGCCAAATGA
- a CDS encoding prepilin peptidase produces MNLIILLTIPIWFYLAWYDIKYMIVPDKWLLSLVLPLLLFYLVTDSHNLVIHIVSLLLMGGSFLGLHFVSKGKLGLGDVKLVALMAGFLNVYQDFILLFCASLSGLIVSMFYLAKKERNKAIPFAPFLSIGWIVAIFLTLP; encoded by the coding sequence ATGAATTTGATCATTCTCCTTACTATCCCCATTTGGTTTTATTTAGCATGGTACGACATAAAGTATATGATAGTACCGGATAAATGGTTACTATCTTTAGTCCTCCCTTTGTTATTATTTTATCTGGTAACTGATAGTCATAATCTTGTCATCCACATAGTATCCCTCTTACTTATGGGAGGCAGCTTTTTGGGGCTTCACTTTGTTAGTAAAGGGAAGTTGGGGTTGGGGGATGTAAAACTCGTAGCCCTGATGGCTGGCTTTCTTAATGTATATCAAGACTTTATTCTTTTGTTCTGTGCTTCTTTGAGTGGTTTAATTGTAAGTATGTTTTATTTAGCAAAAAAAGAAAGAAACAAAGCTATCCCTTTTGCTCCCTTTCTATCCATAGGATGGATCGTTGCTATTTTCCTAACACTTCCCTAA
- the recG gene encoding ATP-dependent DNA helicase RecG, whose amino-acid sequence MRLSNLKINVNDLHGVGKNTSQLLSKLGIINIGELLTYFPRAYEDRQTKRSFNQLETGKAINTQITVTGKEFFGFGKKRTLKIFVTDDTGTASLVCFGRSFLDKQIHIDEQYYLYGQFTIKYGELQCSSFELEPVTDKPKNFGKILPLYSLSEGLSQKTLRKLVKQALDLYGKSLEEELPQSILSKNNLLNNSIALKYIHFPNNWQQYEQARNSLAYLELFNIQLKAALDRFNRRNLKQKAIKSKNKLQEQLIDSLPFSLTPDQSQAIQDINNDISTPHPMYRLIQGEVGSGKTLVAFLSALNAIEQGYQVAFMAPTELLAKQHGENASQLLMPLGIRIAFMSGKLKIKQRSILLEKLKSGEIDLLIGTHALFSSDVQFKSLRLVIVDEQHRFGVEQRKELAAKGHNPDVLLMTATPIPRSLALTAFGNLDISTIQTMPMGRKRIETHLSKQDSEQKVYDFIKKELASGHQAYFVYPLIDQSEKLDLLDAESMYIKLQSEFAPYHCGLIHSKIQEDLKTQTMKEFQENKIQILVATSVVEVGVDVPNATCIVIVHAERFGLSTLHQLRGRVGRSELQSYAFLIYSTPLSEEAKQRLKIMKETNDGFRISQEDMAIRGPGDITGVRQSGFMNFVIADITVDGDLLIKARDDANSIIKEDPDLENPDNYCLKWIQ is encoded by the coding sequence ATGCGCTTATCTAATCTCAAAATAAATGTCAATGATCTCCATGGTGTCGGTAAAAATACCTCTCAACTATTGAGCAAACTAGGTATTATCAATATAGGGGAGTTATTGACGTATTTCCCTCGCGCCTATGAAGATAGACAAACAAAACGCTCCTTTAATCAACTGGAAACGGGTAAAGCCATAAATACTCAGATTACTGTCACAGGTAAAGAATTTTTTGGCTTTGGGAAAAAACGGACTTTAAAAATCTTTGTCACTGATGATACTGGAACAGCAAGCCTTGTATGTTTTGGTAGATCTTTTTTAGATAAACAGATACATATAGATGAGCAGTACTATTTGTATGGGCAATTCACCATTAAATATGGTGAACTCCAGTGTTCCTCCTTTGAATTAGAGCCAGTTACAGATAAGCCAAAAAATTTTGGAAAGATATTACCCTTATACTCCTTATCTGAAGGCTTAAGTCAAAAGACACTGAGAAAATTAGTCAAACAGGCACTAGATTTATACGGGAAAAGTCTGGAAGAGGAACTACCCCAATCCATATTAAGTAAAAATAATTTGCTGAACAATTCCATTGCCTTAAAATATATACATTTCCCAAACAACTGGCAGCAATATGAACAGGCCCGTAATTCTCTTGCGTACTTAGAATTGTTCAATATACAACTCAAAGCAGCATTGGATCGTTTTAACCGCAGAAATCTTAAACAAAAGGCCATAAAATCTAAAAACAAATTACAAGAACAATTGATTGATTCCTTACCTTTTTCATTAACGCCAGATCAATCACAAGCTATCCAGGATATCAATAACGACATATCTACCCCCCATCCCATGTACAGATTAATCCAAGGTGAAGTGGGAAGTGGTAAAACCCTGGTAGCCTTTCTCTCTGCCCTTAATGCTATTGAACAAGGATACCAAGTAGCCTTTATGGCCCCTACTGAACTACTCGCAAAACAGCATGGAGAAAATGCCTCACAGTTACTGATGCCCCTTGGAATCCGGATAGCCTTTATGTCTGGTAAATTAAAGATAAAACAAAGAAGCATTCTATTGGAAAAACTCAAATCCGGAGAAATAGATTTACTCATTGGAACCCATGCCCTATTCAGTTCGGATGTACAGTTTAAATCCCTTCGCTTGGTCATTGTAGACGAGCAGCACAGATTTGGTGTTGAACAAAGAAAAGAACTGGCTGCTAAAGGACACAATCCGGATGTACTATTAATGACAGCAACTCCCATTCCACGTTCCTTGGCACTAACGGCATTTGGAAACCTGGATATATCAACTATACAAACCATGCCAATGGGTAGAAAGAGGATTGAAACCCATTTAAGCAAACAAGATAGCGAACAAAAGGTCTATGACTTCATTAAAAAGGAATTAGCGAGTGGACATCAAGCTTATTTTGTTTATCCTTTAATAGATCAATCAGAGAAGCTGGATCTACTAGACGCTGAGAGCATGTATATAAAATTACAAAGTGAATTTGCTCCGTATCATTGTGGATTGATACATTCCAAAATTCAAGAAGACCTTAAAACTCAGACAATGAAAGAGTTTCAAGAGAATAAAATTCAAATATTGGTAGCAACAAGTGTCGTCGAAGTGGGAGTGGATGTACCTAATGCTACTTGTATAGTGATAGTTCATGCAGAAAGATTTGGCCTATCAACACTTCATCAGTTACGAGGAAGAGTGGGAAGATCAGAACTACAATCCTATGCCTTTCTAATCTATTCAACACCCTTATCTGAAGAAGCAAAACAACGATTAAAGATAATGAAAGAAACAAATGATGGATTCAGGATTTCCCAGGAGGATATGGCTATCAGAGGTCCAGGAGATATTACAGGTGTTAGGCAATCAGGGTTTATGAATTTTGTAATTGCAGATATTACAGTAGATGGGGATCTCCTTATTAAAGCCAGAGATGATGCGAACAGTATAATTAAAGAAGATCCTGATCTAGAAAATCCAGATAATTATTGTTTAAAATGGATACAGTAA
- a CDS encoding YggT family protein, with product MLTGNLFTTLNILRALISAYSVLLVIRIFLTWFGDFAQGGPIDFLGKITDPYLNIFRRIPWLRIGVFDMSPVIGLLILSMTGSLLNAIIYTGKFTLGIVLSILLSGIWSVAQFLFQFLLIVTLIRLVSIHFFQSNHPIWMNLDRFFYPIVDKINKLKRRGNDFNAYRSDFSYPNGLIAIAVISLAMWIGGAFLISLLSNFLMTLPI from the coding sequence ATGTTAACAGGAAACCTATTTACTACACTAAATATATTAAGAGCTTTAATTTCAGCTTATTCAGTATTACTGGTCATTAGAATATTCCTCACTTGGTTTGGAGATTTTGCCCAAGGAGGCCCTATAGACTTTCTAGGTAAAATAACAGACCCCTACCTCAATATTTTTCGTAGAATACCTTGGCTTAGAATAGGAGTATTCGATATGAGTCCTGTCATAGGTTTACTTATACTTAGTATGACAGGTTCATTGTTGAATGCCATTATTTATACTGGAAAATTTACTTTGGGGATCGTTTTATCTATACTATTATCCGGTATATGGTCAGTAGCTCAATTTTTATTTCAGTTCCTTCTGATTGTTACTTTAATAAGATTAGTGTCTATCCATTTTTTTCAAAGCAATCATCCGATATGGATGAATCTGGACAGATTTTTTTATCCAATTGTTGATAAAATTAATAAGTTGAAACGTCGAGGAAATGATTTTAACGCTTATAGAAGTGATTTCTCCTACCCCAATGGTTTGATAGCAATCGCTGTTATTTCTCTGGCCATGTGGATAGGGGGCGCTTTTCTTATTTCTCTATTATCCAATTTTCTGATGACCTTACCTATTTAA
- the dnaE gene encoding DNA polymerase III subunit alpha, which yields MPDFVHLHNHSDFSLLDGAATISKLVDRAKSYGMKALALTDHGNMFGVLRFYKECKANDINPIIGSEFYIAPGSRFVKSGSDDTSKYYHMVLLAKNYEGYKNLMVLSSAGYTEGFYYKPRIDDEILAQYSKDIICLSACLAGEIPQKLLKGQYEKAKEKALYYNSLFGEGNYYLELQDHGIPEQKIVNEQLIKLHKETGIPLVVTNDIHYADKDDANAQDTMLCIGTNRKKKETNRMSFDGTEFYMKSPEEMAALFPEYPEAISNTVRIAESCSIELELPGPLLPDYEIPESFDTVDEYLRHLTYEGLKERYTEIPQEIKDRADYELGIIIGMGFTGYFLIVWDFINYAKENDIPVGPGRGSGAGSIVAYAMKITDIDPLKYNLLFERFLNPERVSMPDFDIDFCFERRGEVIDYVTQKYGSDKVGQIITFGTLKPKAVIKDVCRVLDIPFAESNMISKLIPDGPKVKLKSALDEEPKLKNLMDQGGVYKELIETGLKLEGLNRHTSTHAAGVVIGKTTLTDYVPLYRDPKTGAISTQFTMDQLEECGLVKMDFLGLKTLTLIKNTEKLIQMGINPDFDSDSISEHDKKTYKMLGDGKSTCVFQFESSGMQKILRDAQPGNIEDLIALNALYRPGPMANIPQFVDSKQGRQPISYPHPSLEEILKPTYGVIVYQEQVMQVVQIIGGFSLGKADILRRAMGKKKVKDMEKMKVDFLKGAADKGISEKKASEIFDMLEPFAGYGFNKSHAAAYSVLAYKTAYLRANYPAEFMAANLTNEINSTEKLAYYISECDEMGIEILPPNINLSDKYFTVVDGKIVYGMMGIKGIGSAAVDEIIKARNEGGPFQSMEDLMERVELKTVNKKVIEVGILCGLFDSLKHNRATFLHNLELLTEQTINKKDSKKYGQSGLFDTCEEEVFPDFIYEEKEELSKQEMLDHEKEIIGFYFSGHPMDEYKEEWEKRCNLDLSKADRANEQKQYNLVGMLKTFRTIVTKKGSKMAFAQLEDYRGHIEVIFFSKVFEAHEELLREGAILGIKGTVDHSRGEPKFKAEEVTNPSGLEEKPATELHITLRQGEHNEEDLVGLRDILISNTGACQVFLHYKKEDTDYVIKASPSITVGASNQILDEITKQEGVENAWSR from the coding sequence ATGCCGGATTTCGTACACTTACATAACCATTCTGATTTTTCATTACTAGATGGCGCAGCAACCATCTCTAAACTAGTTGATCGTGCCAAAAGTTATGGAATGAAAGCTCTAGCCTTAACTGATCATGGAAATATGTTTGGTGTACTTAGATTTTACAAAGAATGTAAAGCAAATGATATTAATCCAATTATAGGCAGTGAGTTCTATATTGCTCCCGGATCAAGATTCGTTAAATCAGGATCAGATGATACGAGCAAATACTATCATATGGTACTCCTTGCTAAAAACTATGAGGGATATAAAAATTTAATGGTTCTCTCTAGTGCTGGATACACAGAGGGATTCTATTACAAACCTCGTATCGATGATGAAATCCTGGCCCAATACTCCAAGGATATTATATGTTTATCCGCCTGCCTTGCAGGAGAAATTCCTCAAAAACTGCTCAAAGGTCAGTATGAAAAGGCAAAAGAGAAGGCCTTATATTACAATTCCCTATTTGGAGAAGGAAACTACTATTTAGAATTACAGGACCATGGTATTCCAGAACAAAAAATAGTGAACGAACAGCTTATCAAACTCCATAAGGAAACAGGAATTCCCTTAGTGGTCACTAATGACATCCATTATGCAGATAAAGATGATGCCAATGCTCAGGACACGATGCTTTGTATTGGAACAAATAGAAAGAAAAAAGAAACGAACCGTATGTCTTTTGATGGAACAGAGTTCTACATGAAAAGCCCCGAAGAAATGGCCGCACTCTTTCCAGAGTATCCAGAGGCTATATCTAACACAGTACGAATAGCAGAAAGCTGTTCCATAGAATTAGAATTACCTGGACCATTATTACCAGATTATGAAATACCAGAATCTTTTGATACTGTTGATGAATACTTAAGACATCTCACCTATGAAGGCTTAAAAGAAAGATATACAGAAATCCCCCAAGAAATAAAGGATAGAGCCGATTATGAACTTGGTATAATTATTGGAATGGGATTCACAGGATATTTCCTTATCGTCTGGGATTTCATCAATTATGCAAAAGAAAATGATATACCTGTAGGGCCTGGTCGTGGGTCCGGTGCAGGTTCTATTGTCGCTTATGCCATGAAAATAACAGACATTGATCCTCTAAAATATAATCTGCTCTTTGAACGGTTTTTGAATCCAGAACGTGTTTCAATGCCTGACTTCGATATAGACTTCTGCTTCGAAAGACGAGGAGAAGTTATTGACTATGTAACACAAAAATATGGTTCTGATAAAGTGGGCCAGATAATCACATTTGGAACCTTAAAACCCAAAGCCGTTATAAAAGACGTTTGCCGAGTACTGGACATTCCCTTTGCGGAATCCAATATGATATCAAAATTAATTCCCGACGGACCCAAAGTCAAATTAAAGAGTGCTCTAGACGAGGAACCAAAACTAAAAAACCTCATGGATCAAGGGGGAGTCTACAAGGAATTAATAGAAACAGGATTAAAGCTTGAAGGACTTAATCGACATACCTCAACCCATGCCGCTGGAGTTGTAATAGGTAAAACCACCTTAACAGACTACGTCCCTCTATATAGAGATCCAAAGACAGGAGCCATATCAACTCAATTTACTATGGATCAATTGGAGGAATGTGGTTTAGTCAAGATGGACTTTCTTGGTCTTAAAACCTTAACCCTTATTAAGAATACAGAGAAATTAATACAAATGGGTATAAATCCAGATTTTGACTCTGATTCTATTTCTGAACATGACAAAAAAACATATAAAATGCTTGGTGATGGAAAATCCACTTGCGTCTTCCAGTTTGAATCCTCAGGAATGCAAAAAATCCTCAGAGACGCACAACCTGGTAATATTGAAGACTTGATAGCCTTGAATGCCCTCTATAGACCGGGACCTATGGCAAATATTCCCCAATTTGTTGACAGTAAGCAAGGGAGACAGCCTATAAGCTACCCTCACCCTAGTTTGGAAGAAATATTAAAACCTACCTATGGAGTTATTGTCTATCAGGAACAGGTTATGCAGGTCGTACAGATTATTGGGGGATTTAGTCTAGGTAAAGCGGATATTCTAAGACGGGCCATGGGAAAGAAAAAAGTCAAAGACATGGAAAAGATGAAAGTTGACTTTTTGAAAGGAGCCGCAGATAAGGGAATATCAGAAAAGAAGGCTTCAGAAATCTTTGATATGCTAGAACCCTTTGCGGGATATGGTTTTAATAAATCCCATGCGGCAGCCTATTCTGTATTAGCTTATAAAACGGCCTATTTGAGAGCCAACTATCCTGCAGAATTTATGGCAGCCAACCTGACCAACGAAATCAATTCTACTGAAAAGCTAGCCTATTATATCTCTGAATGTGATGAGATGGGAATTGAAATTCTTCCACCCAATATTAACCTTTCGGATAAATATTTTACCGTTGTTGATGGGAAGATTGTCTATGGAATGATGGGGATAAAGGGGATAGGATCTGCAGCTGTCGATGAGATAATCAAAGCTCGTAACGAAGGGGGCCCCTTTCAATCTATGGAAGATCTTATGGAAAGAGTCGAACTCAAGACTGTAAACAAAAAGGTCATCGAAGTGGGAATACTCTGTGGACTTTTTGATTCACTCAAACACAACAGAGCCACTTTTCTACATAATTTAGAGTTACTAACAGAACAAACTATCAATAAAAAAGATAGTAAAAAATATGGTCAATCAGGATTGTTTGATACTTGTGAGGAAGAAGTATTTCCCGATTTCATCTATGAAGAAAAAGAGGAATTATCCAAACAAGAAATGTTAGATCATGAAAAAGAGATCATAGGTTTCTATTTTTCCGGTCACCCTATGGATGAATATAAGGAAGAATGGGAAAAAAGATGCAATCTCGATCTCAGTAAAGCAGACAGAGCTAACGAACAAAAGCAATATAATCTCGTAGGAATGCTTAAAACCTTCAGAACTATTGTCACGAAGAAAGGTTCCAAAATGGCTTTTGCTCAGTTAGAAGACTATCGGGGACATATAGAAGTCATCTTCTTCTCAAAAGTATTTGAAGCCCATGAAGAATTATTAAGGGAAGGGGCCATTTTAGGTATAAAAGGAACTGTAGACCATTCCCGTGGGGAACCTAAATTCAAAGCTGAAGAAGTAACCAATCCTAGTGGTTTAGAAGAAAAACCAGCCACCGAATTACACATAACACTACGACAGGGAGAGCATAACGAGGAAGATTTAGTAGGCTTGCGTGATATTCTAATAAGCAATACGGGAGCTTGCCAAGTCTTCTTACATTACAAAAAAGAAGATACTGATTATGTCATCAAAGCCAGTCCCTCAATTACTGTGGGTGCAAGCAATCAAATTTTGGATGAAATAACGAAACAAGAAGGTGTTGAAAATGCATGGAGTCGTTAA
- a CDS encoding FAD binding domain-containing protein — protein MEGTRIRIHTPKTLGELGQLYQKKPKAILYAGGTYLLSHYNEINPFTGDIISLERIDEMRRLNRTERYFEIGATVPIPFILNTGSSYLPKCLVNCLQQIGPIAIQSQATLGGNLCVKTMHCDSLAVLLALGARLELRKGRQSRWIHLSQLIDSEGQLDFKEGEFLVRIRFPLEEWDKQSFIKLGQPYQLERREYVLCNLIKVDKNVIMDIRLALTQGTHKSIRIRNLEAQLKGKKVPLGTKDIKILEQETAIALDFPTNTSSGDLRRIHQIYKNLFRQLQD, from the coding sequence ATGGAAGGAACTAGAATTCGAATCCATACCCCCAAAACACTGGGAGAACTGGGACAACTTTATCAAAAAAAACCGAAGGCAATACTCTACGCAGGAGGAACCTACCTTCTTAGTCATTATAATGAAATCAATCCCTTCACAGGGGATATTATTTCTCTTGAGCGAATTGATGAAATGCGCAGACTAAACCGAACAGAAAGGTATTTTGAAATAGGAGCAACAGTACCAATTCCCTTTATACTAAATACGGGATCTTCTTATCTTCCTAAATGTCTCGTTAATTGTTTACAACAGATAGGGCCCATTGCCATACAATCCCAGGCAACACTGGGAGGAAACCTATGTGTAAAAACTATGCATTGTGATAGCTTGGCCGTTTTATTGGCATTAGGAGCAAGGTTAGAACTTCGTAAAGGACGGCAGAGTCGTTGGATCCATCTGAGCCAACTAATAGATAGTGAAGGACAACTGGACTTTAAAGAAGGAGAATTCCTCGTTCGTATAAGATTTCCTTTAGAAGAATGGGACAAACAGAGCTTTATCAAATTAGGTCAACCCTATCAGTTAGAACGTAGAGAGTATGTTCTATGTAATCTTATTAAAGTGGATAAAAATGTAATAATGGATATTCGTTTAGCATTAACTCAGGGTACACATAAGTCTATCAGAATAAGAAATTTAGAAGCTCAGTTAAAAGGGAAAAAAGTTCCTTTGGGAACCAAAGATATTAAGATACTGGAACAAGAAACAGCCATTGCTTTGGATTTTCCAACCAACACATCTAGTGGTGATCTAAGACGTATACACCAGATTTATAAAAACCTTTTCAGACAACTTCAGGACTGA
- a CDS encoding (2Fe-2S)-binding protein, translating to MKISFILNGEDIELDLSHELPLSSILRDQLMLKGTKDLCKNGHCGLCSILLDGQLVASCMIPAFKVRGKEVITIEGFRETEDFKDIYQGFLKSATIPCPHCATSRVFTIHNLLEKDMRPSRELIIHHLSHIHCGCMAPETLIRVVRSAGAFRERRINGRN from the coding sequence ATGAAAATATCCTTTATTCTCAATGGTGAAGATATTGAACTAGATTTATCCCATGAATTACCCCTATCCAGTATTTTAAGAGACCAGTTGATGCTAAAGGGAACAAAGGATCTTTGTAAAAATGGACACTGTGGATTATGTTCCATATTATTAGACGGTCAATTAGTGGCTAGTTGTATGATACCTGCTTTCAAAGTCAGAGGAAAGGAAGTTATAACCATTGAAGGCTTTCGAGAAACAGAAGACTTCAAAGACATTTATCAAGGATTTCTTAAGTCTGCCACTATTCCTTGTCCTCATTGTGCAACAAGTAGAGTCTTTACCATTCATAATTTGCTGGAAAAGGACATGAGACCTTCTAGAGAGTTGATTATTCATCATCTATCCCATATACATTGTGGTTGCATGGCTCCGGAGACCCTTATCCGTGTTGTTAGATCAGCAGGAGCATTTAGAGAAAGGCGCATAAATGGAAGGAACTAG